Proteins from a genomic interval of Kiritimatiellia bacterium:
- a CDS encoding LamG domain-containing protein produces MKTRIPRCSPRSRIGLWGLALGLACAAPARAQTVAGNDAIRFPAALPFVNGRPDLSSVPVQAGGHVGGVWATNNLGATNLVLKSSIFGHNVEHLKPDAYLGQALNPPVMTSGAAVAWSAMTNASLITPAGNAFFEPSVRTLYAAAGGEVVIRWKFDDGTEVDTTYIVEAAPAGRPYRVYWTDRGAPKVNLNGKFVRFHYNDQVTAPQWVVTTNENNVVVSNVLAGLYIDDSGGVNAVGGQQGMIVMQYFKTGMYNDQVNTGSVIVIEVMPPDNQTLDARLGERLLPQGGWAAVAELTPEITAGLMGENPYLYQHTSSDGSPVPKQDWLFPIRRSVDDPWSIEVYWKVADLVGTRWFYEVDDYAAEWPECRKFVRGDGPDYGAALYFPSNLTPSIMAYQEPEDGCATLSDPTTLVTTTNEGRCLVQLLGDDDNVWFLPLELITREYPAFDLNPTEWMISREIQPFATTRSILFPEGEGAQAVLAPSGLPLATNFTLECWVMPGNLEDQTNTEMAVFDKNTPGGQAWSNQVRLVIQSGSAASAGTLTASLGSGRTNSPWLATLTSTNRVQSFRWSHLALALQGRTLSLYVDGSLGGRATLGTNGVLQTNSSPIYLGNLTGTNSAPFDGFIDNIRVWDIGLNSTQVLTAIAGNHRGYNMATLTNQGLKAYFPINALDSLAHLHDLTGRYNGLATNRCYLPDVGAIGMSDSAAYSETHGYIYESFGTSFNTSLYHYASVSDPAAETAIYGVNTNSDVEVWWSEKIQYPGMPSPFYIPNWVQRYRNVWPASNESPHIVLASGQGSQQGGLYEQGSCVVFTNDGPAGSVILRHDTYFEGDFTVGAWVYLYSLPAAGQIAPILSFGNGPSDSVDRVHLAISSTGTLYLGTADGATHGLASAAVPSPTGRWIYVLASLDGSTATLYADNQVLATRPGLPVPVAVLRTNCYIGSDDLAERFHGKIDEVRVWSAVLDEDQRHAAMYHVVSGLDAEDLTLHFPFDAYKGNLIVEEITGRKALVYNAVLEEPGAPAEGSRIYSEAEQAALYYQNDAALPGFNPNEEHAILYREDGGDVVYAFRDDLNAAFHQSEPFVLVNYIDPETGRPAMDALRVVRTSEVYTAFADATEAGQALEGPAPLNRVPSHWTGRDIRESGPAWKARDNTWFALAGGLGPTDTAAVIMHNYYPMQPGFWFPGVPTNRMPAEGEAIPWLPALTAQDYQRSSYPTSGMPIAVDWTITWPESIPVLDAGDTLIEARDDLPDIWNQLSVDVVYQQSATNGGGRSVFLFDPVCARGTTLTNSLESFGFETGGEEPTIYMRNGYYYFYGLPPDLSERFYFNPNLSRSNLVLIGEYVTPLTGSGYLLVNELDAGEREILVDLVDTGNAHHADWVRAIGLLAPDAVEVEANEPFAGIALHAPGDGAGYVSLAFNNASNPAMGVSQGTPISLSLIRVSTNLATGRIIPIEDGYNLLSEQMSLLMSLDFAGEPGNYVFEWRWTEPNADGTTPTDPLACEIYTNGVGLNSLILNGQAPEDLINRFFAVRYRAQSNTVMHVVGTNWSEFTEFSLAEGWVQRILNALTPFEQRMRDLYNNPVETQVSMISQAGPPYEGDVALNQENLDNVGLIQLYQTVLNRAERVLDMAGLHDAAANQQLLLAASRLNDLYMLLGNEAYADAMDPTIGFGSTMLVNNSTPLNVNYGELASSLFCFDNQTASLIEEELALLRGRANASLSPGMGVSPVYNRLFWNFTKGITAGEVAYAVNYDITGHTNAIIDAVTAKQRFPQGHGDAWGYYLDALTVYYKLLRHPTFDWGVPSITPMLMNDVTIDADYFDEKKFAEAAAALARAGVDILQRTYRQSYDESQDGLFPGYADSNTNRAWGVGQWGTRIGVGALCNWAVGNSLLPASADWQTNVASLVLAGAGYAQLPTNAYFNGDFTVEFWIKTANTGGSAEMDLARFSNLGGDNVEIKLLSGVEPALLVAVTNTWSALYSGAAIETGVWTHIAGVLDGHVGRLYINGLLVKEQGGMESPTAIQLPSCTMGLGDGSELENYHGQFCELRVWSKARTAGELTGAMRQRLTGAEPGLVAYWPVNEGEGTLLLDHAPGGRHAHAVEATSWTNDVVTLAAMNEYDDPGILRIDRSTVSALGELAANLRSAQAAVDNADRGLNPLGLARTSIPFDIDPLDIDAGGSHFEQVLARAKTALNNARTVFDGVQDATRLLRQQQQSANNFQAAAISQEADYTRRIIEIYGYPYSDDIGTGKTYPQGYDGPDLYHYMYVDMSALGWSTEEVEPIAARTYEFIGDGAESILNVYGFATNEPPGEEEEGVTNMITFHYADNGLPCKPTEWTGTRRAEGRLQIAYAEFLKQWLAYLQALETYEAKTEYLIEMVDWYVQTFAPYKDADYANSVAVKTLKEAHSTLSSIAKIKKLVHKWKEEVHKGNVQVSISAQIMNQIMGVASGGDIFSLLRSVIVGTGKAIEAAMGVKQYILDMIVIADKWLVETTEYGAELSKLTHEWKLEAIDQETELGELVRAQSQQLAATKVAYQGLLQACQNALAIEQEGQRLLASRQRDRLEVANRVASMRYSDMAFRLFRNDALSRYSSAFELAAMYTYLAAKAYDYETGLLPAESATDPGSRFLGDVVRARTIGRIVDGEPQVGGPVGEPGLADILARMSANWTVLDGRLGFNNPSWRRTWFSLRTELFRILPGASGDAAWRTALNSYKVDDLFAVPEFRRYCIPFAAEGGLRAKEPALVIPFSTTVDFGHNFFGRVLAGGDHAFSSTEFATKIRSVGIWFSNYAANVSYPVGLANTPEAYLIPVGVDVMRSPSDLTGNTLRSWQVLDQAIPVPYTIGSAEINEADWIPLYDSLPDPLAEIRRYSALGAFDDTGVWGDSRINYSSRLIGRSVWNSQWYLIIPAGSLNGDRSLALEMFINGRTGDGEGVKDIKLLFETYSYSGN; encoded by the coding sequence ATGAAAACACGAATCCCGCGGTGTTCGCCACGATCCCGGATCGGCCTGTGGGGGCTCGCCCTCGGCCTGGCCTGCGCCGCGCCCGCGCGCGCGCAGACGGTGGCCGGCAACGACGCCATCCGGTTCCCCGCCGCCCTGCCGTTCGTCAACGGCCGGCCGGACCTCTCCTCCGTGCCCGTCCAGGCCGGCGGCCACGTGGGCGGTGTGTGGGCCACGAACAACCTCGGGGCGACCAACCTGGTGCTCAAGTCTTCCATCTTCGGCCACAACGTCGAGCACCTGAAGCCCGACGCCTACCTCGGCCAGGCGCTGAATCCGCCGGTAATGACGTCCGGCGCGGCCGTGGCCTGGTCGGCGATGACGAACGCCTCGCTCATCACGCCGGCCGGAAACGCCTTCTTCGAGCCCTCGGTCCGGACCCTCTACGCGGCCGCGGGCGGGGAGGTGGTGATCCGCTGGAAGTTCGACGACGGGACGGAGGTGGACACGACGTACATCGTCGAGGCGGCGCCCGCCGGGCGGCCCTACCGCGTGTACTGGACGGACCGCGGCGCGCCGAAGGTCAACCTGAACGGCAAGTTCGTCCGGTTCCACTACAACGACCAGGTCACGGCCCCGCAATGGGTCGTCACGACCAACGAGAACAACGTGGTCGTGAGCAACGTGCTCGCCGGGCTGTACATCGACGATTCCGGCGGCGTGAACGCCGTGGGCGGGCAGCAGGGCATGATCGTCATGCAGTACTTCAAGACCGGCATGTACAACGACCAGGTCAACACGGGCAGCGTGATCGTGATCGAGGTCATGCCGCCGGACAACCAGACCCTGGACGCCCGGCTCGGGGAGCGCCTGCTCCCGCAGGGCGGCTGGGCGGCCGTGGCCGAACTGACGCCGGAAATCACGGCCGGGCTGATGGGCGAGAACCCGTACCTTTACCAGCATACGTCGTCCGACGGCTCGCCCGTTCCGAAACAGGACTGGCTCTTCCCGATCCGGCGGTCGGTGGACGACCCCTGGAGCATCGAGGTCTACTGGAAGGTCGCCGACCTGGTGGGGACGCGGTGGTTCTACGAGGTCGACGACTACGCCGCGGAATGGCCGGAGTGCCGCAAGTTCGTGCGCGGCGACGGACCCGACTACGGCGCGGCGCTGTACTTCCCGTCGAACCTGACGCCCTCGATCATGGCTTACCAGGAGCCCGAGGACGGGTGCGCGACGCTGTCGGATCCCACCACGCTGGTCACGACCACCAACGAGGGCCGCTGCCTGGTGCAACTGCTGGGCGACGATGACAACGTCTGGTTCCTGCCGCTGGAGCTCATCACGAGGGAGTACCCGGCCTTCGATTTGAACCCGACCGAGTGGATGATCAGCCGCGAGATCCAGCCTTTTGCCACGACCCGGTCCATCCTGTTCCCGGAAGGGGAGGGCGCGCAGGCGGTCCTGGCGCCGTCGGGCCTGCCGCTGGCCACGAACTTCACGCTCGAATGCTGGGTCATGCCCGGGAACCTCGAGGACCAGACCAACACCGAGATGGCCGTCTTCGACAAGAATACGCCCGGCGGCCAGGCGTGGAGCAACCAGGTCCGCCTGGTCATCCAGTCCGGCTCCGCCGCCTCGGCCGGCACGCTGACGGCGAGCCTGGGCTCGGGCCGGACCAACTCGCCCTGGCTCGCGACGTTGACCTCGACCAACCGCGTGCAGTCCTTCCGGTGGTCGCACCTGGCGCTCGCGCTGCAGGGCCGGACACTGTCCCTGTACGTGGACGGCTCGCTGGGCGGCCGCGCGACCCTGGGCACGAACGGGGTCCTCCAGACCAACAGCTCGCCGATCTACCTCGGCAACCTCACCGGCACCAATAGCGCGCCGTTCGACGGCTTCATCGACAACATCCGCGTGTGGGACATCGGGCTCAACTCGACGCAGGTGCTGACGGCCATCGCGGGCAACCACCGCGGATACAACATGGCCACCCTGACGAACCAGGGCCTGAAGGCCTACTTCCCGATCAACGCGCTGGATTCGCTGGCCCACCTGCACGACCTGACGGGGCGGTACAACGGCCTGGCGACCAACCGGTGCTACCTTCCCGACGTCGGCGCGATCGGCATGAGCGATTCCGCGGCCTACTCGGAGACGCACGGCTACATCTACGAGTCGTTCGGGACGTCCTTCAACACGTCGCTCTACCACTACGCCAGCGTCTCCGACCCGGCGGCCGAGACCGCGATCTACGGCGTGAACACGAACAGCGACGTCGAAGTCTGGTGGAGCGAGAAGATCCAGTACCCGGGCATGCCGAGCCCCTTCTACATCCCCAACTGGGTGCAGCGCTACCGGAACGTCTGGCCCGCGTCCAACGAGAGCCCGCACATCGTGCTGGCCAGCGGGCAGGGCAGCCAGCAGGGCGGCCTGTACGAGCAGGGCTCCTGCGTGGTGTTCACCAACGACGGCCCCGCGGGCAGCGTGATCCTGCGCCACGACACGTACTTCGAGGGCGATTTCACCGTGGGGGCGTGGGTGTACCTGTATTCCCTGCCGGCCGCCGGGCAGATCGCCCCGATCCTTTCCTTCGGGAACGGCCCGTCGGACAGCGTGGACCGCGTGCACCTCGCGATCTCCTCGACCGGCACCCTCTACCTGGGCACCGCCGACGGCGCGACGCACGGGCTCGCCAGCGCGGCCGTGCCGTCGCCGACCGGCCGCTGGATATACGTCCTGGCCTCGCTGGACGGTTCCACGGCCACGCTCTACGCCGACAACCAGGTGCTGGCGACCCGGCCCGGCCTGCCCGTCCCGGTCGCCGTCCTGCGGACCAACTGTTACATCGGGTCCGACGACCTGGCGGAGCGATTCCACGGCAAGATCGATGAAGTCCGCGTGTGGTCCGCCGTGCTCGACGAGGACCAGCGGCACGCCGCGATGTACCACGTCGTGTCGGGGCTGGACGCCGAGGACCTGACGCTGCATTTCCCGTTCGACGCCTACAAGGGCAACCTGATTGTGGAAGAAATCACTGGCCGCAAGGCCCTGGTCTACAACGCGGTGCTCGAGGAGCCGGGCGCCCCGGCGGAGGGCTCGCGGATCTATAGCGAGGCCGAGCAGGCGGCCCTTTATTACCAGAACGACGCCGCCTTGCCGGGCTTCAACCCGAACGAGGAACACGCGATCCTGTACCGCGAGGACGGCGGCGACGTTGTGTATGCCTTCCGCGACGACTTGAACGCCGCGTTCCACCAGTCCGAGCCCTTCGTCCTGGTGAACTACATCGATCCCGAGACCGGGCGGCCGGCGATGGACGCCCTGCGGGTCGTGCGGACCAGCGAGGTGTACACGGCCTTCGCGGACGCCACCGAGGCCGGCCAGGCGCTCGAGGGGCCGGCCCCGCTGAACCGGGTGCCGAGTCACTGGACGGGCCGCGATATCCGCGAGTCCGGCCCCGCCTGGAAGGCGCGGGACAACACCTGGTTCGCCCTCGCCGGCGGCCTCGGGCCCACCGATACCGCCGCCGTGATCATGCACAATTACTATCCCATGCAGCCCGGCTTCTGGTTCCCCGGCGTGCCGACCAACCGGATGCCCGCGGAAGGCGAGGCGATCCCCTGGCTGCCGGCGCTCACGGCCCAGGACTACCAGCGGAGCAGCTACCCGACCAGCGGGATGCCGATCGCGGTGGACTGGACGATCACCTGGCCGGAGTCCATCCCGGTGCTGGACGCGGGCGACACGCTGATCGAGGCCCGGGACGACCTGCCGGACATCTGGAACCAGTTGAGCGTGGACGTGGTCTACCAGCAGTCCGCCACCAACGGCGGCGGCCGCAGCGTCTTCCTCTTCGACCCCGTGTGCGCGCGCGGGACGACCCTGACCAACTCGCTCGAGTCGTTCGGGTTCGAAACGGGCGGGGAGGAGCCGACGATCTACATGCGAAACGGCTACTACTACTTCTACGGCTTGCCGCCCGACTTGAGCGAGCGCTTCTATTTCAATCCCAACTTGAGCCGGAGCAACCTCGTGCTGATCGGCGAGTACGTCACGCCGCTGACCGGGAGCGGCTACCTGCTGGTCAACGAACTCGACGCCGGCGAGCGCGAGATACTGGTCGACCTCGTGGACACCGGCAACGCGCACCACGCCGACTGGGTCCGGGCCATCGGCCTGCTGGCCCCGGACGCAGTGGAAGTCGAAGCCAACGAGCCGTTCGCCGGCATCGCCCTGCACGCGCCGGGCGACGGGGCCGGGTACGTGAGCCTGGCCTTCAACAATGCCAGCAACCCGGCGATGGGCGTCAGCCAGGGCACGCCCATCAGCCTGTCGCTGATCCGGGTCTCGACCAACCTCGCCACGGGCCGGATCATCCCGATCGAGGACGGGTACAACCTGCTCTCCGAGCAGATGAGCCTGCTCATGAGCCTCGATTTCGCGGGCGAGCCGGGGAACTACGTGTTCGAGTGGCGCTGGACAGAGCCGAACGCCGACGGCACCACGCCCACCGACCCGCTGGCCTGCGAGATCTACACGAACGGGGTGGGCCTCAACAGCCTCATCCTCAACGGCCAGGCGCCGGAGGACCTGATCAACCGCTTCTTCGCCGTCCGCTACCGCGCGCAGTCGAACACGGTGATGCATGTCGTCGGCACGAACTGGAGCGAGTTCACGGAGTTCAGCCTGGCCGAGGGCTGGGTGCAGCGGATCCTCAACGCGCTGACGCCGTTCGAGCAGCGGATGCGCGACCTGTACAACAACCCGGTCGAAACACAGGTCAGCATGATCAGCCAGGCCGGCCCGCCTTACGAGGGCGACGTGGCGCTGAACCAGGAGAACCTCGACAACGTCGGGCTGATCCAGCTCTACCAGACCGTGCTCAACCGCGCGGAGCGGGTGCTGGACATGGCCGGGCTGCACGACGCGGCCGCCAACCAGCAACTCCTGCTGGCGGCCTCGCGCCTGAACGACCTCTACATGCTGCTCGGCAACGAGGCCTACGCCGACGCGATGGACCCGACCATCGGCTTCGGGTCCACCATGCTGGTGAACAACAGCACGCCGCTGAACGTGAATTACGGGGAATTGGCCTCGTCACTCTTCTGCTTCGACAACCAGACCGCCTCGCTGATCGAGGAGGAACTCGCCCTGTTGCGCGGGCGGGCCAACGCCTCGCTCTCGCCGGGCATGGGCGTGTCGCCGGTGTACAACCGCCTGTTCTGGAACTTCACCAAGGGCATCACGGCCGGCGAGGTGGCGTACGCCGTCAACTACGACATCACCGGGCACACCAACGCGATCATCGACGCGGTGACGGCCAAGCAGCGGTTCCCGCAGGGCCACGGCGACGCGTGGGGCTACTACCTCGACGCGCTGACGGTTTACTACAAGCTCCTGCGGCACCCGACGTTCGACTGGGGCGTGCCGTCCATCACGCCGATGCTGATGAACGACGTGACGATCGACGCCGATTACTTCGACGAGAAGAAATTCGCCGAGGCCGCTGCGGCCCTCGCGCGCGCGGGCGTGGACATCCTCCAGCGGACGTACCGGCAGAGCTACGACGAGTCCCAGGACGGACTGTTCCCCGGCTACGCGGACAGCAACACCAACCGGGCCTGGGGCGTCGGGCAGTGGGGGACCCGGATCGGCGTCGGCGCGCTGTGCAACTGGGCGGTCGGGAACTCGCTGCTGCCGGCGTCGGCGGACTGGCAGACCAACGTGGCCTCGCTGGTTCTGGCCGGGGCGGGCTACGCGCAGCTGCCGACCAACGCGTATTTCAACGGCGACTTCACCGTGGAGTTCTGGATCAAGACGGCGAACACCGGCGGCTCGGCCGAGATGGACCTGGCCCGGTTCTCCAACCTCGGGGGCGACAACGTGGAAATCAAGCTCCTGTCCGGCGTGGAGCCGGCCCTTCTCGTGGCGGTCACGAACACGTGGTCCGCGTTGTACAGCGGCGCCGCCATCGAGACGGGCGTGTGGACGCATATCGCGGGCGTGCTGGACGGGCACGTGGGCCGCCTTTACATCAACGGGCTGCTCGTGAAGGAGCAGGGCGGCATGGAGTCGCCGACGGCCATCCAGCTCCCGAGCTGCACCATGGGGCTGGGAGACGGCAGCGAGCTGGAAAACTACCACGGCCAGTTCTGCGAGCTCCGGGTCTGGAGCAAGGCCCGCACCGCCGGGGAGCTCACGGGCGCCATGCGCCAGCGCCTGACGGGCGCCGAGCCCGGCCTCGTGGCGTACTGGCCGGTCAACGAGGGCGAGGGGACGCTCCTGCTGGACCATGCCCCCGGCGGCCGCCACGCCCACGCCGTGGAGGCGACGTCCTGGACCAACGACGTCGTCACCCTGGCCGCGATGAACGAGTACGACGACCCCGGCATCCTGCGGATCGACCGCTCCACGGTCAGCGCGCTGGGCGAACTCGCGGCCAACCTGCGCTCGGCGCAGGCGGCGGTGGACAACGCCGACCGCGGCCTGAACCCGCTCGGCCTGGCCCGGACGTCCATTCCCTTCGACATCGATCCGCTCGACATCGACGCGGGCGGCTCGCACTTCGAGCAGGTCCTCGCTCGCGCCAAGACCGCGCTGAACAACGCCCGGACCGTGTTCGACGGCGTCCAGGACGCCACCCGCCTGCTTCGGCAGCAGCAGCAGAGCGCCAACAACTTCCAGGCCGCCGCCATCAGCCAGGAGGCGGATTACACGCGGCGCATCATCGAGATCTACGGCTACCCGTACTCCGACGACATCGGCACGGGAAAGACCTATCCCCAGGGTTACGACGGCCCGGACCTTTACCACTACATGTACGTGGACATGAGCGCCCTCGGCTGGAGCACGGAGGAGGTCGAGCCCATCGCCGCGCGGACCTACGAGTTCATCGGCGACGGGGCGGAGTCCATCCTCAACGTGTACGGGTTCGCGACGAACGAGCCGCCCGGCGAGGAGGAGGAGGGCGTGACGAACATGATCACGTTCCACTACGCCGACAACGGGTTGCCGTGCAAGCCGACCGAGTGGACGGGGACCCGGCGCGCCGAGGGCCGGCTGCAGATCGCCTACGCGGAGTTCCTGAAGCAGTGGCTCGCCTATCTCCAGGCGCTGGAGACCTACGAAGCCAAAACCGAGTACCTGATTGAAATGGTGGACTGGTACGTGCAGACCTTCGCGCCGTACAAGGACGCCGACTACGCCAACAGCGTGGCCGTGAAAACACTGAAGGAGGCCCACAGCACGCTCTCGTCCATCGCGAAAATCAAGAAGCTCGTGCACAAGTGGAAGGAGGAGGTTCATAAAGGCAATGTCCAGGTCTCCATCAGCGCCCAAATCATGAATCAGATCATGGGCGTGGCCAGCGGGGGAGACATCTTCTCCCTGTTGCGGTCCGTTATCGTGGGCACGGGCAAGGCGATCGAAGCGGCCATGGGGGTCAAGCAGTACATCCTCGACATGATCGTCATCGCCGACAAATGGCTCGTGGAGACGACGGAGTACGGAGCCGAACTGTCCAAGCTGACGCACGAGTGGAAGCTGGAGGCGATCGACCAGGAAACCGAGCTGGGCGAACTGGTCCGGGCGCAGTCCCAGCAACTGGCGGCCACCAAGGTCGCCTACCAGGGCCTGCTCCAGGCCTGCCAGAACGCGCTGGCCATCGAGCAGGAAGGGCAGCGCCTGCTGGCGAGCCGCCAGCGGGACCGGCTGGAGGTCGCCAATCGCGTGGCCTCGATGCGGTACAGCGACATGGCGTTCCGCCTCTTCCGCAACGACGCCTTGAGCCGGTACAGTTCGGCCTTCGAGCTGGCGGCGATGTACACGTACCTTGCCGCGAAGGCCTACGACTACGAGACGGGCCTCCTGCCCGCGGAGTCGGCCACCGATCCCGGCAGCCGGTTCCTCGGCGACGTCGTGCGCGCGCGGACGATCGGCCGGATCGTGGACGGCGAGCCGCAGGTCGGCGGGCCCGTCGGCGAGCCGGGCCTGGCGGATATCCTGGCCCGCATGAGCGCCAACTGGACGGTGCTGGACGGGCGGCTGGGCTTCAACAATCCGAGCTGGCGACGGACGTGGTTCTCCCTGCGCACGGAATTGTTCCGTATCCTGCCGGGCGCCTCGGGCGACGCCGCGTGGCGCACGGCGCTGAACTCGTACAAGGTGGACGACCTGTTCGCCGTGCCGGAATTCCGCCGGTACTGTATCCCGTTCGCGGCCGAGGGCGGGCTGCGGGCGAAGGAGCCGGCCCTGGTCATCCCGTTCAGCACGACCGTGGATTTCGGCCATAACTTCTTCGGCCGGGTGCTGGCCGGCGGGGACCACGCCTTCAGCTCGACCGAGTTCGCGACCAAGATCCGCAGCGTCGGCATCTGGTTCAGCAACTATGCCGCGAACGTGTCGTACCCGGTGGGCCTGGCGAACACGCCGGAGGCCTACCTGATCCCCGTCGGCGTGGACGTCATGCGCTCGCCCTCGGACCTGACCGGCAACACGCTGCGCTCGTGGCAGGTGCTGGACCAGGCGATCCCGGTGCCGTACACCATCGGCAGCGCGGAGATCAACGAGGCCGACTGGATCCCGCTCTACGACTCCCTGCCCGATCCGCTGGCGGAGATCCGCCGCTACAGCGCCCTCGGCGCGTTCGACGACACCGGCGTCTGGGGCGACTCGCGCATCAACTACAGCAGCCGGTTGATCGGCCGCTCCGTCTGGAACTCCCAGTGGTACCTCATCATCCCCGCCGGTTCGCTCAACGGCGACCGGTCCCTGGCGCTGGAGATGTTCATCAACGGCCGGACCGGCGACGGCGAAGGGGTCAAGGACATCAAGCTGCTGTTCGAAACCTACTCGTATTCGGGAAACTGA